The Streptococcus oralis DNA window TGTTTCACTCTTTAGCCTTCCTTTATTAGGTTTTCTTTTGATGGCAGCAATACTCGAAATTGCTTATTTCGTCAGATTGGTGATTGCATTTGGTTTGGTTTTTCTATCACTAACCCTATATTTGGATAGTCAGAAAAGTCAGCAACCTACCCCTCTTTCGTATCATCTCCTGCGCTTTGGCTTTCATATTCTATTGATGTTTCTCATGTTTTAAATGCTAAAACTCCACCTTCAGGACGAAAGTGGAGTTTTTTTTATTTCTTCAAGGTTTCGAGACGGGGGACAATTGCTACTGTTAGGACGGCAGAAATGACAAGCTCGGCAATTGAGTTTGTAGAAATAACGGTTGCTAAGAGTTTTTGAATATTGCCGTCGAAGACATTTCCAAAAAGGAAGAAGATTCCCCCAAGGACAAAGACGGTGTTGGTAAGGGAACCGAGAGCACCAGCAAAGATGAGACCTGTTCTATTTTTTAATAATTTATAAACCAAGTAAGGTGTCAGCCCAATCAAAACGCGAGGGACAATAGCGATAATAGCAGAATAGATGTTTCCGTTCGGTACGAATGGTGAGAAGAGGTAGCTGGTTGGAAGGATGGTAATCGTGTTTACCGTTAAGCTCAATAGTCCCATAAGAAAACCAAGTGTAACTCCAACTCGAGGGCCATAGATGATACTAGCAATAATGACTGGAATATGAACGATAGTTGGTTTAATTGGGAATGGGAAAAGGTTAAATAGGAGAGAACTCAAAAAGTGGATAACGAGCATAACTGCAAAAAAGATAGCAATCGGTGCAATGTTAGAGCGTTTGTTCATCGAGGGTTTCCTTTATTCTTTCTAAAATAGTATTCAGGTCAGCTAGGGCGCCTTTGCCGTGATCGCCACAGGCTAGTAGAGATTTTTTTGGAGAGATGATCTGATAACCATAGGTCTCTAATATTTTTAGATTAGCCTGAGTTGCCGGATGGTCATACATTTTTGTATTCATGGCTGGTGCGACTAACTTTTTGACGTGGTTTGGCAAGGCAAGTGCTGTACTTGTCACCATGTTATCAGCAAATCCGTGGGTTAACTTTGCGATGGTATTAGCAGTAGCTGGGGCTACAATAAAAAGGTCGGTCCTTTTGCCTAGTTCGATATGATTGACTTGATCAGGATAAGGTTCCTTCATGACATCAAGGTGGACAGGATTTTGAGAGAGGACCTGTAGTGTCAACGGTTGGATAAACTCTCTCGCTGCCTCAGTCATTAAGACAGTGACCTGATGGCCTTGTTTCTTCAAGGAACTGACTAGGTCAGCTGATTTATAGGAGGCAATGGAACCT harbors:
- a CDS encoding ECF transporter S component yields the protein MNKRSNIAPIAIFFAVMLVIHFLSSLLFNLFPFPIKPTIVHIPVIIASIIYGPRVGVTLGFLMGLLSLTVNTITILPTSYLFSPFVPNGNIYSAIIAIVPRVLIGLTPYLVYKLLKNRTGLIFAGALGSLTNTVFVLGGIFFLFGNVFDGNIQKLLATVISTNSIAELVISAVLTVAIVPRLETLKK
- the coaC gene encoding phosphopantothenoylcysteine decarboxylase — protein: MANILIAVTGSIASYKSADLVSSLKKQGHQVTVLMTEAAREFIQPLTLQVLSQNPVHLDVMKEPYPDQVNHIELGKRTDLFIVAPATANTIAKLTHGFADNMVTSTALALPNHVKKLVAPAMNTKMYDHPATQANLKILETYGYQIISPKKSLLACGDHGKGALADLNTILERIKETLDEQTL